The region ATTCCATAATATCTTCAATCCGGCAGTCAAGTATCTGACATAGCCTGTTCAGAATAATGGTCTTTACTACCATATTTTGCCGGAGCCGCTGAAGCTGTGCTTTGTCAATGCCATAATCTTTAATGAGCTGGTACTGACTGATGTTCTTAGCCTTAAGCGTTTGCCAAAGGGGATCGTATTTAATCAT is a window of Enterocloster clostridioformis DNA encoding:
- a CDS encoding helix-turn-helix domain-containing protein, with amino-acid sequence MIKYDPLWQTLKAKNISQYQLIKDYGIDKAQLQRLRQNMVVKTIILNRLCQILDCRIEDIMEYVPDDK